In Mercurialis annua linkage group LG6, ddMerAnnu1.2, whole genome shotgun sequence, the following are encoded in one genomic region:
- the LOC130015685 gene encoding receptor-like protein kinase FERONIA has translation MAHGTIRDHLYKKNNPQLSWNQRLKICIGAARGLHYLHSGMKQSIIHRDIKSTNVLLDDEFSAKVSDFGLSRLGPITTSNSHVKTEVKGTFGYLDPVYYRTKMLSAKSDVYSFGVLLFEVLCARAAVVEGEQFYKVSLAEWALHCHQSGAIDSMIDPFLRGKIGFDSLITFVEIAIKCLANQRIQRPSMSDVLHSLELSLQL, from the coding sequence ATGGCCCATGGTACCATTCGCGATCATCTCTATAAGAAAAACAATCCGCAATTATCGTGGAATCAAAGACTCAAGATTTGCATAGGTGCTGCTCGCGGATTACACTATCTTCATTCTGGAATGAAACAGTCAATTATCCATAGAGACATAAAGTCGACCAATGTATTGTTGGATGATGAATTTTCAGCTAAGGTCTCCGATTTTGGACTATCGAGATTAGGTCCGATCACAACATCAAATAGCCATGTAAAAACTGAAGTGAAGGGTACATTTGGATATCTGGACCCTGTTTATTATAGGACTAAAATGCTGAGTGCGAAATCAGATGTTTACTCTTTTGGTGTGCTGCTGTTTGAGGTGTTATGTGCAAGAGCAGCTGTAGTGGAAGGAGAGCAATTTTATAAGGTTAGTTTGGCCGAATGGGCTCTGCATTGCCATCAAAGTGGCGCCATTGATTCTATGATCGATCCTTTCTTAAGAGGAAAAATTGGTTTTGACTCTTTGATCACTTTTGTTGAAATTGCGATCAAGTGCCTGGCTAATCAACGCATCCAACGACCTTCTATGAGTGATGTTCTTCACAGTCTGGAGCTGTCATTGCAACTATAG
- the LOC126687581 gene encoding uncharacterized protein LOC126687581, with protein sequence MNNEGNNYDEEGRFNPLMDGGEQQYPPAPPLGNLHGITADQIKLRMFPFSLRDKASIWLHSLPNESIHNWRELAQAFLNKYFPHGKTTKLTKDILEFVQFEGESLHEAWERFKDLQRSVPHHRLNREHVIQIFYDGTNVTTRATIDAASGGSLMQKTYEEALELVEKLAVVSSTWGPMERRAPPTQKSLMTLDQVREMESIKAANASLQAQVDALKKQVAPMQRNAPVAYVQVGQGNAQGPNQAGPSFQGGNRPPQQQGNYHHNQGHGNNASARPQHPPGFQTQRNMDEGNMLAKLMDELREMKQLQKNQAATNQMLETQISQLAINLQAWRTH encoded by the exons ATGAATAACGAGGGAAACAATTATGATGAAGAGGGGAGGTTCAATCCTCTAATGGATggaggggaacaacaatatccacccgcTCCTCCATTAGGGAAT cttcatgggataacggcGGACCAAATTAAACTTCGGATGTTCCCTTTTTCCTTGAGGGACAAGGCTAGCATTTGGTTGCACTCTCTACCTAATGAGTCCATTCACAATTGGAGGGAGTTGGCTCAAGCCTTCCTTaacaaatatttccctcatggcaAGACTACAAAGTTGACTAAAGACATACTTGAGTTTGTCCAATTTGAAGGAGAATCACTTCATGAGGCATGGGAGCGGTTTAAGGATTTACAACGAAGTGTACCCCATCATCGGCTCAATAGAGAGCATGTTATACAAATCTTCTATGATGGGACGAATGTCACTACCCGAGCCACTATCGATGCGGCTTCGGGGGGTTCACTTATGCAAAAAACCTATGAGGAAGCCCTTGAATTGGTGGAGAAATTGGCCGTGGTTAGTAGTACTTGGGGTCCTATGGAAAGAAGAGCGCCACCTACTCAAAAGTCACTCatgactcttgatcaagtgAGGGAGATGGAGTCCATAAAAGCCGCAAATGCTTCGCTTCAAGCTCAAGTGGATGCTCTCAAGAAACAAGTCGCTCCTATGCAACGAAACGCTCCggtggcttatgttcaagtag gacaaggcaatgctcaagggcCTAATCAAGCGGGTCCAAGCTTCCAAGGTGGAAATAGACCTCCCCAACAACAAGGAAATTACCATCACAATCAAGGTCATGGCAACAATGCGAGTGCTAGACCTCAACATCCTCCCGGGTTTCAAACTCAAAGAAACATGGATGAAGGGAATATGCTTGCTAAGTTGATGGATGAGCTTAGAGAGATGAAGCAACTTCAAAAGAATCAAGCCGCCACTAATCAAATGCTTGAGACTCAAATCTCTCAACTTGCTATCAATCTTCAAg CTTGGCGGACGCACTaa
- the LOC126653566 gene encoding receptor-like protein kinase FERONIA: MNSCYGSFLIIIYLYFLLNILNCSSTNTSLTSLLDKVVLDCGSSESSSFNGKYWIGDVGSRFIPADSDKTQIFESSTPINQDVPKIPYSTARIFRSGFTYVFPFHPGYKFIRLLFYQSSYSGLGSDAYFSVVSCNYTLLNNFSPSLVASTSKLDYFTKEFVINLKDSLLNITIIPSSKAYAFINGIEIYSLPSNFQDYAVHDNDPAFQMMHRVNVGGRVFHETIWQDDSSYILGSMSGTIIHTPEITKDSWNMSEYVAPILLSSSARTMDSDDAINMSYNVTWTFGIDPGFKYLVRLHFCEILNEVTEANQRVFTVFINNKTVEKSLDVIALAGAPLVAIYRDYTVMVPQGTGDNQDLWLALHPNAESESKFQNAILNGVEIMKLSDEYNNLAPYFQPKMGRSRKKKVPLSIILGSILGCLGGLFMCFFFACRWFKIYHRQTNSKNQVIGQFWNCRKFTLADMRAATNNFDEALVIGVGGFGKVYKGVIDGGATDR; the protein is encoded by the exons ATGAATTCTTGTTATGGTTCATTCCTAATCATAATATACCTGTATTTCCTACTAAATATCTTAAACTGTTCATCCACAAATACTTCTTTAACTTCTTTATTGGATAAAGTTGTGCTGGATTGCGGATCGTCCGAGTCTTCATCTTTCAATGGTAAGTATTGGATTGGTGATGTAGGCTCAAGGTTTATTCCTGCAGATTCTGACAAAACACAAATTTTTGAATCTTCAACTCCAATTAACCAAGATGTTCCAAAGATTCCATACTCAACCGCACGGATCTTTCGTTCTGGTTTTACTTATGTATTCCCTTTTCATCCTGGCTACAAGTTCATCCGCCTCCTTTTCTATCAGTCCTCTTACTCGGGTCTAGGTAGCGACGCCTACTTCTCGGTTGTCTCGTGCAACTACACTCTCCTAAACAATTTTAGCCCTTCTCTCGTTGCTAGTACTTCAAAATTAGATTATTTCACTAAAGAATTTGTCATTAACTTGAAGGATAGCCTGTTGAACATCACTATTATCCCATCTTCTAAAGCTTATGCATTTATCAATGGAATAGAAATTTACAGTCTTCCTTCCAATTTCCAAGACTATGCTGTTCATGACAATGATCCAGCCTTTCAAATGATGCATAGAGTGAATGTGGGCGGCCGTGTTTTCCATGAAACGATCTGGCAGGATGACTCTAGCTATATTTTGGGCTCTATGAGCGGCACTATTATTCATACGCCTGAGATTACAAAGGATTCTTGGAACATGTCAGAGTATGTTGCTCCCATATTATTATCTTCGTCGGCTCGAACCATGGATAGCGATGATGCCATTAACATGAGCTATAACGTCACTTGGACATTTGGTATCGATCcgggttttaaatatttggttaggCTTCATTTTTGCGAGATTTTGAATGAGGTAACAGAAGCGAATCAGAGGGTTTTCACagtttttattaataacaaGACGGTAGAGAAGAGCTTGGATGTAATTGCATTGGCCGGAGCACCATTAGTTGCAATTTACAGAGACTACACTGTAATGGTTCCACAAGGGACAGGAGACAATCAAGATCTGTGGCTAGCCTTGCATCCCAATGCGGAGTCAGAATCCAAGTTCCAGAATGCTATTCTGAACGGCGTTGAGATTATGAAACTTAGTGATGAATATAACAATCTTGCACCTTATTTTCAACCAAAAATGGGAAGATCAAGAAAAAAGAAGGTTCCACTTAGCATCATTCTTGGAAGCATTTTAGGTTGTCTTGGGGGcctttttatgtgttttttctTTGCATGCCGGTGGTTTAAAATTTACCATAGACAAACAAACTCAAAAAACCAAGTGATTGGACAATTTTGGAACTGCCGCAAATTCACTCTGGCTGATATGAGAGCAGCCACTAACAATTTTGATGAAGCTTTAGTGATCGGTGTCGGTGGTTTCGGCAAAGTTTACAAGGGCGTGATAGACGGAGGAGCCACTGATAG GTAA